A genomic window from Streptomyces sp. NBC_00234 includes:
- a CDS encoding P1 family peptidase, producing the protein MSVRQGTDGAGPPVTGPMNALTDVAGLRVGHAERTGDGWLTGVTVVLAPEGGAVAAVDVRGGGPGTRETDALDPRNLVQRIDAVVLTGGSAFGLDAAGGVAQWLEERGRGFRVGPGADQVVPVVPAAALFDLGRGGQWRARPGAELGRAAVEAADGTAEGAAVPQGCVGAGTGAVAGGVKGGVGTASVVLPSGATVAALAVVNAAGSLLDPGTGVLYGARTGLGDEFLARGLPAGPPDEERHTRAGERVAAAREETRRRQAGAVQPLNTTLAVVATDATLTRSQAQKLAGTAHDGLARAVRPVHLLTDGDTVFALSTGRLPLVPESPEASGGGSDRSGWGAHLEAMELNAVLAAGADVLTRAVVHAALAAEGVDGPGGDFPSYRELYG; encoded by the coding sequence ATGAGTGTGCGTCAGGGGACGGACGGGGCCGGACCGCCGGTCACCGGGCCGATGAACGCGCTGACGGACGTCGCGGGGCTGCGGGTGGGCCACGCGGAGCGGACCGGGGACGGCTGGCTGACCGGCGTCACCGTGGTCCTCGCGCCCGAGGGCGGTGCGGTGGCGGCCGTCGACGTGCGCGGCGGAGGACCGGGGACCCGGGAGACCGACGCCCTGGACCCCCGCAACCTGGTGCAGCGCATCGACGCCGTGGTGCTCACCGGCGGCAGTGCCTTCGGGCTCGACGCGGCGGGCGGCGTGGCGCAGTGGCTGGAGGAGCGGGGGCGCGGCTTCCGCGTCGGGCCCGGAGCGGACCAGGTGGTCCCGGTGGTTCCCGCCGCCGCCCTCTTCGACCTCGGGCGCGGCGGGCAGTGGCGGGCCCGCCCGGGTGCGGAGCTCGGCCGCGCGGCCGTCGAAGCGGCCGACGGTACGGCGGAGGGCGCCGCGGTGCCGCAGGGCTGTGTCGGTGCGGGCACCGGCGCGGTGGCCGGCGGGGTGAAGGGCGGTGTCGGGACGGCCAGCGTGGTGCTGCCGTCCGGGGCCACCGTGGCGGCGCTGGCGGTGGTGAACGCGGCCGGCTCGCTGCTCGACCCCGGTACCGGCGTGCTCTACGGCGCCCGGACGGGACTCGGCGACGAGTTCCTGGCACGCGGGCTGCCCGCCGGTCCTCCGGACGAGGAGCGGCACACCCGGGCCGGCGAGCGGGTGGCGGCGGCCCGCGAGGAGACCCGGCGGCGGCAGGCGGGCGCGGTGCAGCCGCTCAACACCACGCTGGCCGTGGTCGCCACCGACGCGACGCTGACCCGTTCGCAGGCACAGAAGCTGGCAGGCACCGCCCACGACGGACTGGCCCGCGCGGTACGGCCGGTGCATCTGCTCACCGACGGCGACACCGTGTTCGCGCTCTCCACCGGTCGCCTGCCGCTGGTGCCCGAGAGCCCGGAGGCGTCCGGCGGCGGCAGCGACCGCTCCGGCTGGGGTGCGCACCTGGAAGCCATGGAACTCAACGCGGTGCTCGCGGCGGGGGCCGACGTCCTCACCAGGGCCGTCGTGCACGCGGCCCTGGCCGCGGAGGGCGTCGACGGCCCCGGCGGCGACTTCCCCTCGTACCGGGAGCTGTACGGCTGA
- a CDS encoding SGNH/GDSL hydrolase family protein, producing MAAVVAVAVACGVGTTQAYADAVPPGAANGWSSPAAPSAKGTDPGVRPGSVPAKQRAEVLGKDYRSSSDRAFTTSGDGSGFHVMVADEKDGYGWKTAASLSEPGFDTDTWIGNACLTESGRYAAVAYAPRTFTNKPDLMSRGAFTAIVDLSNGKVRKLPFQATLAYFSPGCGTGEDVVFSQFTDENTSKKNQTRLVRVAARTGTAARTTVSGQATSAVPVGSEIVAARGRQVVKIDGSTVRTVALTHAPPFQFKPDADGGVTFIDRLPGGKKASSADDQAAVSRVTAATLRTANGKGRATQLAQGALSRFDLARTPSGAVFVTGEARSKGALPGAVRNPGGIDKDARISSRGAAAVTTAWADGKDSRVSVKDAAAPRAARITLKALDTGETAVLDAAPGNRIGDASAQRSATATSPALPTAPKSGGVSTMATPIDADRTCSVPRNDVKKQAFQPTPRQIEWAVDQAVVGQLNKHVTRPANWKNTGMAAYAPQSLFPLTPLAGGSGADWHVPAQVMLGVTAQESNMWQATRYAVPGVSANPLIGNFYGIAYSSDGEQADPWLINWSKSDCGYGVTQVTDGMRLPGKGQPTKTVAQQEAIALDYAANIAAGVNILIEKWNQTRADGLTINGGDPKYIENWFFALWAYNSGYYTQASSGTTSGKWGVGWTNNPANPLWKENRTPFLEDYAGYDDYSHAAHPQDWPYSEKVIGWAARPISAMFKPGDFQPGYRAAWWTSTANRTTAKPPISLFCDSSNDCNPSKIGTGATNDTGGGPCLLPGDPSSSDPLYLKCWFHKSVTWKNCTSSAMCGHPLHRFDDTYPEQPDENSYPPRCSAGLPTGTKIVDDVANGVTPVGSPTRTCGAIASSGSFNFDFGTASSRIDLHQIGAGNGNHFWFTHTNKNGTTDATRLKTTGTWTLGTADRGWMRVWAHIPDHGAHTRQAAYTVGGTNSTSPKRVKPQRLLENKWVSLGAFNFTGTPTVALSNVTEDGKGTEDVAWDSVGFEPLGAKPTNQVVAMGDSYSSGEGASENGGDDYYTESDYYDAQNPDTENNCHRSKYAWSRQATLPGYAKSIGQMADDRDKIMDYQFIACSGARHYNILNKGQNSELPQIQQGYLDQNTTLVTLSIGGNDARFADIIKECVTAGTVCNNNSIGAVNPDNGSDTGGSTGPLDQWAPKWLNEQIRPRLTGMLNELHKKAPNAKIVLMGYPKLLEGVGGCVLGIGTEEAPWLNSMADTLANEMQGAVDDANRLYAAKAVFSDPRDEFAGKAICGDPETVHGIVLSGHAKADARDPDWLPGNIAPSMKSFHPKIAGARLYADSLQHTL from the coding sequence GTGGCCGCTGTCGTCGCTGTCGCGGTGGCCTGCGGAGTCGGGACGACGCAGGCGTACGCGGACGCGGTGCCACCGGGAGCGGCGAACGGCTGGTCGTCACCTGCCGCGCCCTCGGCCAAGGGGACGGACCCGGGGGTCAGACCCGGCTCGGTCCCCGCGAAGCAGCGCGCGGAGGTGCTGGGCAAGGACTACCGGTCGTCTTCGGACCGGGCGTTCACCACGTCGGGTGACGGCTCGGGCTTCCATGTGATGGTGGCCGACGAGAAGGACGGCTACGGGTGGAAGACCGCCGCCTCGCTGTCCGAGCCGGGCTTCGACACGGACACGTGGATCGGCAACGCCTGCCTGACGGAGTCGGGCCGGTACGCGGCCGTGGCGTACGCCCCCCGTACGTTCACGAACAAGCCCGACCTGATGAGCCGCGGCGCGTTCACCGCCATCGTGGACCTGAGCAACGGCAAGGTCCGCAAGCTGCCCTTCCAGGCCACGCTGGCCTACTTCTCCCCGGGCTGCGGCACGGGCGAGGACGTGGTGTTCTCCCAGTTCACCGACGAGAACACCTCGAAGAAGAACCAGACCCGGCTGGTCCGGGTCGCGGCCCGCACGGGCACGGCCGCCCGGACGACCGTGTCCGGTCAGGCCACCTCGGCGGTTCCGGTCGGCAGCGAGATCGTCGCCGCGCGCGGCCGGCAGGTCGTGAAGATCGACGGGTCGACGGTGCGGACGGTCGCACTCACCCACGCCCCGCCGTTCCAGTTCAAGCCGGACGCCGACGGGGGTGTCACCTTCATCGACCGCCTTCCCGGCGGCAAGAAGGCGTCCTCGGCCGACGACCAGGCAGCCGTCTCCCGGGTCACGGCGGCGACGCTGCGGACCGCGAACGGAAAGGGCCGGGCCACCCAGCTCGCCCAGGGCGCCCTGAGCCGGTTCGACCTCGCGCGTACGCCCTCGGGCGCGGTGTTCGTCACCGGTGAGGCGCGCAGCAAGGGGGCGCTCCCCGGCGCCGTGCGCAACCCGGGCGGCATCGACAAGGACGCCCGGATCTCCAGCCGCGGCGCCGCCGCGGTGACCACCGCGTGGGCGGACGGCAAGGACTCGCGGGTCTCGGTGAAGGACGCCGCAGCACCCCGCGCCGCCCGGATCACCCTGAAGGCACTCGACACGGGCGAGACGGCCGTTCTGGACGCCGCGCCCGGCAACCGGATCGGCGACGCGAGCGCCCAGCGCTCCGCGACCGCGACGAGCCCGGCCCTGCCCACGGCGCCGAAGTCCGGCGGGGTCTCGACGATGGCCACGCCGATCGACGCGGACCGCACGTGCTCGGTGCCCAGGAACGACGTGAAGAAGCAGGCGTTCCAGCCGACCCCGCGGCAGATCGAGTGGGCCGTGGACCAGGCCGTCGTCGGCCAGCTCAACAAACATGTGACCCGGCCGGCGAACTGGAAGAACACCGGCATGGCGGCGTACGCGCCGCAGTCGCTGTTCCCCCTGACGCCCCTGGCGGGCGGCAGCGGCGCCGACTGGCACGTACCGGCGCAGGTGATGCTCGGCGTGACCGCGCAGGAGTCGAACATGTGGCAGGCCACCCGGTACGCGGTACCGGGCGTCTCGGCCAACCCGCTGATCGGCAACTTCTACGGCATCGCGTACTCCTCCGACGGTGAGCAGGCCGACCCCTGGCTCATCAACTGGAGCAAGTCCGACTGCGGTTACGGCGTCACGCAGGTCACCGACGGCATGCGGCTCCCGGGCAAGGGCCAGCCGACGAAGACGGTGGCGCAGCAGGAGGCCATCGCACTCGACTACGCCGCGAACATCGCGGCGGGCGTGAACATCCTGATCGAGAAGTGGAACCAGACCCGGGCCGACGGGCTGACGATCAACGGCGGCGACCCGAAGTACATCGAGAACTGGTTCTTCGCCCTCTGGGCGTACAACAGCGGTTACTACACGCAGGCTTCGTCCGGCACCACCTCCGGCAAGTGGGGCGTGGGCTGGACGAACAACCCGGCGAACCCGCTGTGGAAGGAGAACCGCACCCCCTTCCTGGAGGACTACGCCGGCTACGACGACTACAGCCACGCCGCGCACCCGCAGGACTGGCCGTACTCGGAGAAGGTGATCGGCTGGGCGGCACGCCCGATCTCGGCGATGTTCAAGCCCGGCGACTTCCAGCCCGGCTACCGGGCCGCCTGGTGGACGTCCACGGCCAACCGCACGACGGCCAAGCCGCCGATCAGCCTGTTCTGCGACAGCAGCAACGACTGCAACCCGTCGAAGATCGGCACCGGCGCGACGAACGACACCGGCGGCGGCCCCTGCCTGCTGCCGGGAGACCCGAGCAGCTCGGACCCGCTGTACCTGAAGTGCTGGTTCCACAAGTCCGTCACCTGGAAGAACTGCACCTCCAGCGCCATGTGCGGGCACCCGCTCCACCGGTTCGACGACACCTATCCGGAACAGCCGGACGAGAACTCCTACCCGCCGCGGTGTTCGGCGGGGCTGCCCACCGGAACGAAGATCGTCGACGATGTGGCCAACGGCGTCACCCCTGTGGGCTCCCCGACACGCACCTGCGGCGCGATCGCCTCGTCGGGGTCGTTCAACTTCGACTTCGGCACGGCCTCGTCCCGGATCGATCTCCATCAGATCGGTGCGGGGAACGGAAACCACTTCTGGTTCACCCACACCAACAAGAACGGGACGACGGACGCCACCCGGCTGAAGACCACCGGTACCTGGACGCTGGGGACGGCGGACCGGGGCTGGATGCGGGTCTGGGCGCACATCCCCGACCACGGGGCACACACCCGTCAGGCGGCCTACACCGTGGGCGGCACCAACTCCACCAGCCCGAAGCGGGTGAAGCCCCAGCGCCTGCTGGAGAACAAGTGGGTGTCGCTCGGCGCCTTCAACTTCACCGGGACCCCGACGGTGGCGCTGTCGAACGTGACGGAGGACGGCAAGGGCACGGAGGACGTGGCGTGGGACTCGGTCGGCTTCGAGCCGCTGGGTGCCAAGCCGACCAACCAGGTCGTCGCCATGGGCGACTCCTACTCCTCCGGTGAAGGCGCCTCCGAGAACGGCGGCGACGACTACTACACCGAGTCCGACTACTACGACGCGCAGAACCCGGACACCGAGAACAACTGCCACCGGTCCAAGTACGCCTGGTCCCGGCAGGCCACCCTGCCCGGCTACGCCAAGTCCATCGGGCAGATGGCCGACGACCGCGACAAGATCATGGACTACCAGTTCATCGCGTGCTCCGGTGCCCGTCACTACAACATCCTGAACAAGGGGCAGAACAGCGAACTGCCCCAGATCCAGCAGGGGTACCTCGACCAGAACACCACCCTGGTCACCTTGTCCATCGGCGGCAACGACGCCCGGTTCGCCGACATCATCAAGGAGTGCGTCACGGCCGGGACCGTGTGCAACAACAACTCCATCGGAGCCGTCAACCCGGACAACGGGAGCGACACCGGCGGCTCGACCGGGCCGCTGGACCAGTGGGCACCGAAGTGGCTCAACGAGCAGATCCGGCCGCGTCTGACCGGCATGCTCAACGAGCTCCACAAGAAGGCGCCGAACGCCAAGATCGTGCTCATGGGCTACCCGAAGCTCCTTGAGGGCGTCGGGGGCTGTGTCCTCGGTATCGGTACCGAGGAGGCGCCGTGGCTGAACAGCATGGCGGACACGCTGGCCAACGAGATGCAGGGCGCCGTCGACGACGCCAACCGGCTCTACGCGGCGAAGGCGGTGTTCTCCGACCCGCGCGACGAGTTCGCCGGCAAGGCGATCTGCGGTGATCCGGAGACGGTGCACGGCATCGTGCTCTCCGGTCACGCCAAGGCCGACGCACGTGACCCGGACTGGCTTCCGGGCAACATCGCACCGTCCATGAAGTCGTTCCACCCGAAGATCGCGGGTGCGCGACTGTACGCCGACAGCCTGCAACACACGCTGTAG
- the amaB gene encoding L-piperidine-6-carboxylate dehydrogenase, with protein MVTAVSSTEEIRVRAENALARCGVELSAIKGDALTARTPVTGQDLFGLRADTPADIDRAVEAAHAAFLDWRTTPAPVRGALVKRLGELLTEHKEYVADLVTVEAGKIRSEALGEVQEMIDICDFAVGLSRQLYGRTMPSERPGHRLMETWHPLGVVGVISAFNFPVAVWAWNAAVALVCGDTVIWKPSELTPLTALACTALLDRAIAETGAPAHLNQVVLGGAEAGTQLVDSPLVPLVSATGSTRMGREVGPRVAARFGRTILELGGNNAAVVTASADLDLTLNAAVFAAAGTAGQRCTTLRRLIVHADVVDTVVERLAAAYRRLPVGDPFHESTLVGPLVNEAAHARMRESLDRAVQEGGTVVVGGERQLTDAAPDAGYVRPALVRMPAQTAVVREETFAPILYVLTYRDLDEAIRLHNDVPQGLSSGIFTADQSEAERFLAADGADCGIVNVNIGTSGAEIGGAFGGEKETGGGRESGSDAWRAYMRRATNTVNYSGRVALAQGVDFSQ; from the coding sequence ATGGTTACCGCAGTCAGCAGCACCGAAGAGATACGCGTCCGGGCGGAGAACGCCCTGGCCAGGTGCGGAGTCGAACTCTCCGCGATCAAGGGCGACGCCCTGACCGCCCGCACCCCGGTCACCGGCCAGGACCTGTTCGGTCTGCGCGCCGACACCCCGGCGGACATCGACCGGGCCGTCGAGGCGGCGCACGCCGCGTTCCTCGACTGGCGGACCACCCCGGCGCCGGTGCGCGGCGCGCTGGTCAAGCGGCTCGGCGAACTGCTCACCGAGCACAAGGAGTACGTGGCCGACCTGGTCACCGTGGAAGCCGGCAAGATCCGCTCCGAAGCGCTCGGCGAGGTGCAGGAGATGATCGACATCTGCGACTTCGCGGTGGGGCTGTCGCGGCAGCTCTACGGCCGCACCATGCCCTCCGAGCGCCCCGGCCACCGGCTGATGGAGACCTGGCACCCGCTGGGCGTGGTCGGCGTGATCAGCGCCTTCAACTTCCCCGTCGCCGTGTGGGCGTGGAACGCCGCGGTGGCCCTGGTCTGCGGTGACACCGTGATCTGGAAGCCGTCCGAGCTGACCCCGCTGACCGCGCTGGCCTGCACCGCGCTGCTCGACCGCGCCATCGCCGAGACCGGCGCCCCGGCCCACCTCAACCAGGTCGTGCTCGGCGGAGCCGAGGCCGGTACGCAGCTCGTGGACTCCCCGCTGGTGCCGCTGGTCAGCGCGACCGGCTCGACCCGGATGGGCCGCGAGGTCGGCCCCCGGGTGGCGGCCAGGTTCGGACGCACCATCCTCGAACTCGGCGGGAACAACGCGGCCGTGGTGACCGCGTCGGCCGACCTCGATCTCACCCTGAACGCCGCCGTGTTCGCGGCGGCCGGCACGGCAGGCCAGCGGTGCACCACGCTCCGCAGGCTGATCGTGCACGCCGATGTCGTGGACACCGTGGTCGAGCGGCTCGCCGCCGCGTACCGCCGGCTTCCGGTCGGCGACCCGTTCCACGAGTCCACCCTCGTCGGGCCGCTGGTGAACGAGGCGGCGCACGCCCGGATGCGCGAGTCCCTCGACCGGGCGGTCCAGGAGGGTGGCACCGTGGTCGTCGGCGGTGAGCGGCAGCTCACCGACGCGGCTCCGGACGCCGGATACGTACGGCCCGCCCTCGTACGGATGCCCGCGCAGACCGCCGTCGTCCGCGAGGAGACCTTCGCGCCCATCCTGTACGTCCTCACCTACCGGGACCTCGACGAGGCGATCCGGCTGCACAACGACGTACCGCAGGGGCTGTCCTCCGGGATCTTCACCGCGGACCAGAGCGAGGCCGAGCGGTTCCTCGCGGCGGACGGCGCGGACTGCGGCATCGTCAACGTCAACATCGGCACCTCGGGGGCCGAGATCGGCGGCGCGTTCGGCGGCGAGAAGGAGACCGGCGGCGGCCGGGAGTCCGGCTCCGACGCCTGGCGTGCCTACATGCGCCGCGCGACCAACACGGTGAACTACTCGGGCAGGGTGGCGCTCGCGCAGGGCGTGGACTTCTCGCAGTAG
- a CDS encoding phytanoyl-CoA dioxygenase family protein: MTTVTSDPEADRETFWRDGVIRWDNVLTPAQVIALRASMERAFFDEGDKPADGVLDLSETQERPSDRALLQKIGIWQNDPVCEEQIRRPDLVPRVEALLGGPVRLFRDHSFYKPAGKGERSRLVLHQDNRYWHLDPPDAVTIWMALDDATLENGCVHYVKGTHRLGRVEHIRPEEGAVLVEAVTDQETVPYPIPAGSALVHHINTLHGSGPNLTDLPRRAYSLVFVRADTTVRGRPMTDYPLAADLIR; this comes from the coding sequence GTGACGACCGTGACGTCGGACCCGGAGGCCGACCGCGAGACGTTCTGGCGGGACGGAGTGATCCGCTGGGACAACGTCCTGACGCCCGCTCAGGTGATCGCCCTGCGGGCGTCCATGGAGCGGGCGTTCTTCGACGAGGGCGACAAGCCCGCCGACGGGGTCCTCGACCTGTCCGAGACGCAGGAGAGGCCGAGCGACCGGGCCCTGCTCCAGAAGATCGGCATCTGGCAGAACGACCCCGTCTGCGAGGAGCAGATCCGCCGCCCCGACCTGGTGCCCCGCGTGGAGGCGCTGCTCGGCGGGCCGGTACGGCTCTTCCGCGACCACTCCTTCTACAAGCCCGCGGGCAAGGGCGAGCGCAGCCGCCTGGTGCTGCACCAGGACAACCGCTACTGGCACCTCGACCCGCCGGACGCCGTGACCATCTGGATGGCCCTGGACGACGCCACGCTGGAGAACGGCTGCGTGCACTACGTGAAGGGCACCCACCGCCTGGGCCGGGTCGAGCACATCCGCCCGGAGGAGGGCGCGGTCCTCGTCGAGGCGGTGACCGACCAGGAGACGGTGCCGTATCCGATCCCCGCCGGCAGCGCCCTGGTCCACCACATCAACACCCTGCACGGCTCGGGACCCAACCTCACCGACCTGCCCCGGCGGGCCTATTCGCTGGTCTTCGTGCGGGCGGACACGACGGTGCGCGGCCGGCCGATGACCGACTACCCGCTCGCCGCAGACCTCATCCGGTGA
- a CDS encoding NUDIX hydrolase: MALDTGHPPGPQVPSWLAEVASLAARDSAPELERYTARGPASGRSSAVLVLFGTGENGPDLLFLRRSGALRDHPGQVCFPGGSVCPDDRDAVHTALRETAEEAGLDHAAIRVVTPLRPLYLAWSGFSVTPVLGWWEGGTAPASDGSEIVSVHRIPVRELADPAGRLRVRMTAGYTGPGFLAGDLFLWGFTGSLVAWLLRLAGWEQPWDTTRVEDLADAKRRYGGVS, translated from the coding sequence GTGGCTCTCGATACGGGACATCCGCCCGGACCCCAAGTGCCCTCCTGGCTGGCCGAGGTGGCCTCGCTGGCCGCCCGTGACAGCGCTCCGGAACTGGAGCGCTATACCGCGCGGGGCCCGGCCTCGGGCCGTTCCTCAGCCGTCCTCGTCCTGTTCGGCACCGGGGAGAACGGGCCCGATCTGCTCTTCCTCCGCCGCTCCGGCGCCCTGCGCGACCACCCGGGACAGGTGTGCTTCCCCGGCGGCTCCGTGTGCCCCGACGACCGCGACGCGGTGCACACCGCCCTCCGCGAGACCGCGGAGGAGGCCGGTCTCGACCATGCGGCCATCCGCGTCGTCACACCGTTGCGACCGCTGTACCTGGCCTGGAGCGGATTCTCGGTCACCCCCGTGCTCGGCTGGTGGGAGGGCGGCACCGCACCGGCGAGCGACGGCAGCGAGATCGTGTCCGTGCACCGGATTCCCGTACGGGAGCTCGCCGATCCGGCGGGCCGGCTGCGGGTGCGCATGACCGCGGGCTACACCGGGCCGGGCTTCCTGGCCGGGGACCTGTTCCTCTGGGGCTTCACCGGCAGCCTGGTCGCCTGGCTGCTGCGGCTCGCGGGGTGGGAACAGCCCTGGGACACCACCCGGGTCGAGGACCTGGCCGACGCCAAGCGCCGCTACGGGGGCGTGAGTTGA
- a CDS encoding enoyl-CoA hydratase/isomerase family protein: MTTDTGTDTGTPPAGPAGLHPDTYETILLERADGIAWVTLNRPERLNATNERMHHELIDAFGRVADDGVTKVLVFTGAGDRAFCIGSDLGFLGEVLAGDKGDTEVFEVYLARMNRVAFALERLPMPTIAMVQAKARAGGFELAMACDLVLISEEARIGDVHTPYGHMPGAGASHRAVRKMGLQPAMEMLLTGRWLSAAEAVQTGLALRAVPKDRLREETTALATTLAAMPGDCLRHLKAAVMGGLGVSVEEAVAVETREYLALMRGSTGPVDGFREGQRERAARRGEAG; encoded by the coding sequence ATGACCACCGATACCGGAACGGACACCGGCACCCCGCCCGCGGGCCCCGCCGGTCTCCACCCGGACACGTACGAGACGATCCTGCTGGAACGCGCCGACGGCATCGCCTGGGTCACCCTCAACCGGCCCGAGCGGCTCAACGCCACCAACGAGCGCATGCACCACGAACTCATCGACGCCTTCGGCCGGGTGGCTGACGACGGGGTCACCAAGGTGCTCGTGTTCACCGGCGCCGGGGACCGGGCCTTCTGCATCGGCAGCGACCTGGGGTTCCTGGGCGAGGTGCTGGCGGGCGACAAGGGCGACACCGAGGTGTTCGAGGTCTACCTCGCGCGGATGAACCGGGTGGCCTTCGCCCTGGAGCGGCTGCCCATGCCGACCATCGCGATGGTGCAGGCCAAGGCGCGGGCGGGCGGCTTCGAGCTGGCCATGGCCTGCGACCTGGTGCTGATCTCGGAGGAGGCGCGGATCGGCGACGTCCACACCCCGTACGGCCATATGCCGGGCGCCGGGGCCTCCCACCGGGCGGTCCGCAAGATGGGACTCCAGCCCGCGATGGAGATGCTCCTGACCGGCCGTTGGCTGTCGGCCGCCGAGGCCGTGCAGACGGGTCTGGCCCTGCGGGCCGTACCGAAGGACCGGCTGCGCGAGGAGACCACCGCGCTCGCCACCACGCTGGCCGCGATGCCGGGCGACTGCCTGCGTCATCTGAAGGCCGCCGTCATGGGCGGTCTCGGCGTCTCCGTCGAGGAGGCCGTCGCGGTGGAGACGCGTGAGTACCTGGCCCTGATGCGGGGCTCCACCGGGCCCGTGGACGGATTCCGCGAGGGACAGCGCGAACGCGCGGCCCGACGCGGCGAGGCCGGCTGA
- a CDS encoding MFS transporter, translating to MRGGSTATSTLALACAAQFIVLFDVSVITVALPSMQKELDFDPANLQWVVSSYALAFAGLLLLGGRLGDLYGHRRVFLVGLSVFVVAGTVGGLASSPAMLIAARAAKGVGAAVLAPLALTMVTTTFAEGPRRTRALAIWTAVSLAGGASGNLFGGLLTEYLSWRWVLLINVPIGIPLLLLAARLLKGRTAPPRQVRLDLPGAVLATVGAALLTLGIAQARVHPWTDPATALPLTGGVVALAAFVAVEKWHAAQPLVPRGLLRLPGVGWGNVGMMLAGAGFHIPIWYFLTLTMQGVLHYSAAQTGLGFLPHTVVMLLVGLFLTPWLMRYVQARVLIASGALVAAAGFVWQSGIGPDSGYVGGILGPAVVISFGGGLVSTPLTLTVTSGVGPTEAGAASGLVNTSRQFGGAFGLAVLLTLTTGGTAGSPETLMESYGNAFRAMAVILVALAAIAPLLPAQRHLTRKGQEASAQGVDMRKGGERQKSTR from the coding sequence ATGCGTGGCGGATCCACCGCCACGTCGACGCTCGCGTTGGCGTGTGCGGCACAGTTCATCGTTCTGTTCGACGTCTCGGTGATCACCGTCGCGCTACCTTCGATGCAGAAGGAGCTCGACTTCGACCCGGCGAACCTGCAGTGGGTCGTCAGCAGTTACGCCCTGGCGTTCGCCGGACTGCTGCTCCTGGGCGGTCGGCTGGGCGATCTGTACGGGCACCGGCGCGTCTTCCTCGTCGGCCTCTCGGTGTTCGTCGTCGCCGGGACGGTCGGCGGGCTGGCCTCGTCGCCCGCGATGCTGATCGCGGCGCGGGCGGCGAAGGGCGTCGGGGCGGCCGTGCTCGCCCCGCTCGCCCTGACCATGGTCACCACCACGTTCGCCGAGGGGCCGCGGCGGACCAGGGCGCTCGCGATCTGGACCGCGGTCAGCCTGGCCGGCGGGGCGTCGGGCAATCTCTTCGGCGGCCTCCTGACCGAGTACCTGTCCTGGCGCTGGGTGCTGCTGATCAACGTGCCGATCGGGATTCCCCTGCTCCTGCTGGCCGCCCGGCTGCTCAAGGGGCGCACCGCTCCCCCGCGGCAGGTCAGGCTCGACCTGCCCGGAGCGGTGCTGGCCACGGTGGGGGCGGCCCTGCTCACCCTCGGCATCGCCCAGGCCCGTGTCCACCCCTGGACCGACCCCGCCACCGCCCTGCCCCTCACCGGCGGTGTCGTCGCCCTCGCCGCCTTCGTGGCGGTCGAGAAGTGGCATGCCGCCCAACCCCTTGTCCCACGCGGCCTGTTGAGGCTGCCGGGGGTGGGCTGGGGCAACGTGGGGATGATGCTGGCCGGAGCGGGCTTCCACATCCCGATCTGGTACTTCCTGACCCTCACCATGCAGGGGGTGCTGCACTACAGCGCCGCGCAGACGGGTCTGGGCTTCCTGCCGCACACGGTGGTGATGCTGCTGGTCGGGCTGTTCCTGACCCCGTGGCTGATGCGGTACGTACAGGCCCGCGTCCTGATCGCCTCCGGCGCGCTCGTCGCGGCGGCGGGCTTCGTGTGGCAGAGCGGTATCGGTCCGGACAGCGGTTACGTCGGCGGCATACTCGGGCCGGCCGTGGTGATCTCGTTCGGCGGCGGCCTCGTGAGCACCCCACTGACGCTCACGGTCACCTCCGGTGTCGGGCCCACCGAGGCCGGAGCCGCGTCCGGACTGGTCAACACCTCACGGCAGTTCGGCGGCGCGTTCGGCCTCGCCGTCCTGCTCACCCTCACCACCGGCGGCACCGCGGGCTCCCCCGAAACGCTCATGGAGAGCTACGGGAACGCCTTCCGGGCCATGGCCGTGATCCTGGTGGCGCTCGCCGCGATCGCTCCCCTGCTGCCCGCCCAGCGGCACCTGACCCGCAAGGGACAGGAGGCATCCGCGCAGGGCGTGGACATGCGGAAGGGAGGAGAGCGTCAGAAGAGCACGCGGTGA